The genomic region GGCTTGGTGGAAGGGGGCGGAGCCCTGCTGCAGGGGGTCCTTTCAACCCTCAGGAACAGCAACAGGTGCTGGGGGTCAAGCTGGAGACCTTGCACCCGTTAACTCTTTCTTCCCCCTCTTTTCTTCATTCAGGCAAGAGGAAAGTGAGTCCAGGCCGGGCTCAATGAGTGAAGAAGGCAGAAGCAGAATTCTCAAGATCTGGGCTTGGACAAGTGTGACAACCTTGGGCCTATGAAttcagcccctccctccttcctctagtCCAAGACGGACTTGCAGGAGCTGGGGTTGAAGGGGCAGTCCTTAGAACGCCATCTCCACTCCCCAGTACAGGTACCTCTGGGTCTGCGGGCCCCGGCTCAGTGTTCTTCCCTCAGAGCTGCCAGGACTGCCAGGCTTGGGGGCAGTGCCAGGCCGGCGGCAGCTGCAGTGGTGCAATCGTTCTGGGAAGCCTGATTTTCTCTGCGGCAGGGGTCTGgcggggtggaggaggaggcggGGAGAAGAGCCTAAATGGGAGGGAGGCCCCCATCAGGGACGCCAAGAACCCGCTCGGCGGCTGCCCCGCCAGGAGGTCCCCCAGGGCTACACGGGCTGGCTGGGGCTGAGCAGGAGTGAGCGCGGCGGGGGTCTGACCCGGCGGGACTCCGGGCATCCAGGCCAGCTTCTCCTTGCTGCCGCCTCGGCCAGGCAGTCCGGCCCGGAGACACCTGTCACCGCCCCCTCTCCGTTCcccagctgggggctgggaggaaggcTCCGGcctaccgccccccccccccgaccccggcGCCGCGCGGCTCCGCGGCGCAGCTCCGGGCATCTCGGCGCCGGGCCCGCCCCCTAGGGCTGCGgcgcgcggggcggggggggtggggggggtgggctgCGCGGGGCGTGGCGGGCCGGCCTCGGCGCTctggccccctcccccgcccccctgaCGTCAGCCCCCGGCAGCTGCGAGCTCCTTCACTTGGCTCTCGCTCTCCGGCCGGGAAGCATGGGACGGTCCGGGCTCATCTGCGCCTTCCTGATCGCCGCCTGCTGCTGCTGTCGCCGCGCCGCGGGTGAGTGAGCTCgctggtggggggggtgggggggccgcGCCCCCAACGGCGCGGCCCGGCAGTCTTCGGCTGAGCGTGCCCGGGAGGAGAGCTGGCATAGCGGCGGGGGCCGGGGCTTTGCGCTGCGTCGTGCGCTCCTCTTCTCCGGGTCCCAGGCACCCGGCGCGTTGCGCGCGTGCAACTCTTCTTTGCAGCCAGTTTGCAGCCTCTATTCCAGACCAGCCCGGGAGCAGAactggggaggcggggagggggctgctgcCTGGAGCGGGAAGGGGTGGAGCCGAGTCCCTTGGGCCGCTGGTGAGAGCTTTTCCTCAGGTGCTTTCTCTGAGGGGCCCGTGATTGGAGCCTTGGCGGGAGGCGCCTCTACAGCGCATCCCCAAATCCTGAATCCCGCGCCCGCCTGTTGCTGGGAAGGGAGCTTTCTTAGCTGGAGGGGTGCGCCGACCCCTCTCTCTCCCGCCTGGGCTTCGAGCCAGGCTGGAGGTGAGCGAGCTGGGGAGGAACGGCGGCTCCCGCCCCGGCAGGGCGTTGGCAAAGACTGGAGGGCGGTGTGGGTCGCCTCGCGCCTACCCGGGTGACGGGATCACAGGTGGCAGGGACGAGGGATCGAGGATTCCCAGAGTGGAAGCGCCCCAGACTTGTTACACCCCCCGGAATGGGACCACGTTCAGGCGGCAAATGCGCCCCTGCACCTCGGAGTTTTTCTCTGGAACTGCCTAGGAGCCTGGCGCTCCCGGGTTCACGCTGCCCTTGTATGGCCCGCAACGGTGTCGCTTGTTTCTCTTGGCTCCCTTTCCCGGGCTCCAGCCGCTGCCTGGCTGGCGAAGGGGAGGTCTAGGCAATACCCAACTCGATGGCCTCGTGCCCATGCCGACGGTGTCCCTGGGGTACCCTTGGCTGCTGCCTTCCAATCCCTTCTGGGGAAAGGGCTAAATCGGGCTCCATCCGCTGCAGAAGGTCCAGCCCCACCCGGCCCTGCTCTTCTAGCTCTGGGGAAACGGAGTCAGGGATATGAAGCTTTTGCTCTGGGTTGAAGACCACTCCATCTGCCCTTGTTATCTGGGAGCTAGCCCAGGGCAACCACCCAGGCACCCGAGTCCAGCCAGATGGTATGGAGTGACATCACCCCCTCGCAGGGCGGGCAGCACACTAGCACCACTGACGTCACTCCTGCCCACTGCCTGGCCCTTGCCCTGACCCCTGCCCTGACCCCGGGGAGAGATTCTGGCCCCCTCCATGACTCTGAGCCCTCCATACTCACAAGACTCCCAGGATGGGGTCCCCTGAGAGTGTGGGATGTTCATGGCGGTGCTGCTTAAGGAGTATGAAATAAGGGCCTCCTGGCCAGGGTTGCCCTTTGGGTTTTATGGGGGATTTGGGGAGGGGGTTTGGGGGGGCAAAGGGTAGAGATGTCTTCCTCTGGGTGTGGGGACAAAAAGGGCCTGTGTGCCCTGGCCTGGCACATGCCTTGCATTCCCACACTCTGAGCTCACCCGGAGAGGAGGGAGCCTGGAAGGAAAGGGGCCTTCCTCTTGGCCCACAGCCTGGGTTGCCCCTCTGCCAGCCTCATCTGGGACGTTCCTGGTGCTCAGGGTCTCTGCTCCAGTGACCAGAAATGTCCATCCCCAACTCCCTTGAACCGGGAGAGGGCTGGCCCAGGGTTGGGGGGTAAAGAGTGGTTGAGGGGTAGGAGAGGACAGTGCCCTTCAGACCCTCGAAGTGGCAGGAAGAGCAGCTGCAGCAAGCGGGTGTGAGTGGACACCCACAGCAGCTGGAGCTGACactgctcctcccccaccccctccctgccaggTGTGCCTGGAGAGGCTGAGTGGCCCCAGCCGGAGCTGGTGGAGGTGGAAGTGGGCGGCACGGCCCTTCTGAAATGTGGCCCCTCCCACTCCCAGGGCAACTTCAGCCACGCGGACTGGTTTTCTGTGAGTGCTTGGGCCCCAGAGAGGGCAGCAGGGGCGGGAGGCTCTGGCCTTCACGTAGCCCCAGGACGCTCACCTCCTCCCTGCCACCTCCCCTTAGGTCCACAAGGAGAAGCCAACACTCATCTTCCGTGTGAGTCAGGGCCAGGGCCAGAGCGAACCTGGGGAGTACCAGAATCGGCTCAGCCTCCAGGACAAAGGGACTACTCTGGCCCTAACAGGCATCACCCCCCACGACGAGCGCATCTTCCTGTGCCAGGGCAAGCGCCCTCGGTCCCAGGGCCACCGCATCCAGCTCCGTGTCTACAGTGAGTGCCCTGTCCGTGCCTTGTGGGCAGCGTGGGGCATCGGAAGTGGTGGTCCCATGCCCCTCCCCATTTCTCTCCCTTGTAGAAGCTCCGGAGGAGCCAATCATCCAGGTCAATGCCTTGGGCATTTCTGTGAACAGTGAGGAGCCTGAGGAGGTGAGATCTGCCGGGGTGGCCAGCGGGTAGGCAGGAGCTAAGGTGGGCTTGGCGGGGTCGCAGAGGCAGGGAGACTCACACCCTGTCCTCCTTAGGTCGCCACCTGCGTGGGGAGGAATGGGTACCCCCTTCCTCAAGTCACCTGGTACAAGAACAGCCAGTCCCTGAAGGAGGAGAAGAACCGTAAGTCGTCCTCTCTGCCCTTAAAAGTCATGCTTGTGGCACAATATGGGGACTaccttgcattttattttacttttttttttttggccacaccatgcagcatgcgggatcttagttccccgaccagggatcgaacccgcgccccctgcattgggagcgcagagtcttaaccactggaccaccagggaagtccctattttactttttttttaagtacacaaGTGATCCTTGAAAATATTCTCATAAGAATTCAAACTATGGAAAATCTAGAAGGAAAATTTCCTGCCTGCCCCAGACCCACTCCCAGAAATAGCTCTGCTATCAGTGTGTATGTATTCACACTGATACAAGCCTTGATTTCAAGCCAACTTCTAGGTACTTACTCACACATGTAAATATATCTAGGACtatataggcttttttttttattattatctaaatcagtggttctcagctagGGGTGATTTTGCTCCCCTCCGGAACACTTGGCAGTGtctggaaatatttttggttgtcGCAAATGGATAGGTGCTACTGgcgtctagtgggtagaggccagggatgctgtaaACATCCTACAGGGCACAGGGCATATCCAGCCCCAAACATCAGTGGTGCTGAGGTCGAGAAACCCTGATCTGAATGGCACTGTGCGCTACACATTGTTACACAACCTTGTTTCCTTTTGACAACAAGTCTTGGAAAtctttccaggtcactctatttaGATCTACCTGATCGTTTACCTACTGCCGGCATTTCACACGGTGTATATGATATAGTCTAGCTAACCATTCCTTCCCATTAGTGGATGtccagagtgttttctcatttcctttttttaaaatccctgcAGCAGTATTTGCACACATCCTTGTATGTGTGCCTATGTGTGTTTGTCTAGGGTAGATTTCGAGCAGGAAACTGCTGGGTCGAAGGGCCGCAGCTGGCATTGGTACCTGGCCCTCTACAGGGGCTCCCCTGCCATTCCCCCGACCCAGGAGATCATAGGGTGGGGTTGGAGGCGGAGCTGAGGCCGAGCCCTTCGCCCCTTCCTCGCTGCCCAGGGGTCCACATCCAGTCATCCCAGATCGTGGAGTCGAGTGGTCTGTACACCTTGAGGAGCGTTCTGAAGGCACAGCTGACCAAGGAGGACAAAGATGCCCAGTTTTACTGCGAGCTCAGCTATCGGCTGCCCAGTGGGAACCACATGAAGGAATCTAGGGAGGTCACTGTCCCTGTTTTCTGTGAGTACCGACCCCTCGCAGCGGGGCTGGGCCTGGCAGAAAGCCCTGCTAGCTCTTGGGCTGAGAGCTGCCCCCTTTGCCTGTGCAGACCCGGCAGAGAGAGTGTGGCTGGAAGTGGAGCCTGAGGGGATGCTGAAGGAGGGGGACCGCGTGGAAATCAGGTGTTTGGCTGATGGCAACCCTCCGCCCCACTTCAGCATCAGCAAGCAGGTGCGGGGGCCTCTGCTCTGGGTGCAGGTGGGCATGCAGGAGTGGCTGGAGGTGCACTCTCATCACGCCTTTGTCCTCTCCCAGAACCTCGGCACCAGGgagatggaggaagagaggaCCGATGACAATGGGGTCCTGGTCTTGGAGCCTGCCCAGAAGGAGCATAGCGGCCTCTACGAATGTCAGGGCCTGGACTTGGAAACCACGGCATCGCTGCTGAGCGACCAACAGGAGCTGGTGGTGAActgtgaggggctgggggcccaggacAGGGGGACCAGGCTGGGGTGAGAGGGAATTTGCTCCGCCCTATCCTGCCTGACACGATTGCTGCGTCCCCAGATGTGTCTGAAGTCCGGGTGAGCCCCGCAGCCCCCGAGAGCCAGGAGGGCAGCAGCCTCACCCTGACCTGTGAGGCAGAGAGTAACCAGGACCTTGAGTTCCAGTGGCTGAGAGAAAAGGTACCCAGGTGGGCTCAGGTCTCCGGGGCAAGGGGCTGTGGGGTGGGCGGGCCTAGGAGTGACCTCTGACCCATCTCTCACCCCAGACAGGCAAGGTGTTGGCAAAGGGGCCTGTGCTCCAATTACGCAACCTGAAACGGGAGGCAGGGGGAGGCTACCGCTGCGTGGCATCTGTGCCCAGCGTTCCCGGCCTGAACCGCACCCAGCTCGTCAACGTGGCCATTTTCGGTGAGGCCCTAGGCAGAGATCGGGCGGCCCCTTGAAGCCACCTTGAGTTGGGTGGTTTCAAGCTCTTCGGGGACCCAAAGCCACCCGCTGCCCTGGGGGGCtctggtggggagggggtagcAGGCTGGCAGAGTTTGCTGTCTCACCCTTCCCCGCCCTCCCACAGGGTCCCCGTGGATGGCGCTAAGGGAGAGGAAGATGTGGGTGAAGGAGAACTCAGTGCTGAATCTGTCCTGTGAAGCATCAGGGCATCCTCGGCCCAGCATCGTCTGGAGCGTCGATGGCACGGTGAGCAGGCACATGGCAGCCTCCCAGGCTCTCGTCCATCCCTGCGCGGGCTCTGCTGCCACGACCCGgcgtcctccccacccctgaaccGCGTCTCCTTCCTTGTAGGCCAGTGAACAGGACCAAGATCCGCAGAGTGTCCTGAGCGTCCTGAATGTCCTTGTGACCCCAGAGCTGTTGGAGACAGGCGCTGAGTGCGTGGCCTCCAACTCCCTGGGCAGAAACACCACTGTCATTATCCTGGAGCTGGGTAAGGGCTTGGTCCTGCAGAGTGGGGCGGGGGCAAGCCCAAGCAGGGCACgttcctatcccaccccccccatccgTTTGACCTCTTTCACCCCAGACTCCAACAGAACCACTAGCCTCAGCACCTCCACCGTCAGTCCCTATGCCAGAGCCAACAGCACCTCCACAGGTGAGCCGGGCTGGACCGGGAGCAGGGCTGTGCCAGGGCAGCCTCATTCTGCCCTGACCGGGAGCCCAGGGCAGCCTGTCAAGAAGAGCGATCAGCGGCCCATCT from Eubalaena glacialis isolate mEubGla1 chromosome 10, mEubGla1.1.hap2.+ XY, whole genome shotgun sequence harbors:
- the MCAM gene encoding cell surface glycoprotein MUC18 isoform X2, producing the protein MGRSGLICAFLIAACCCCRRAAGVPGEAEWPQPELVEVEVGGTALLKCGPSHSQGNFSHADWFSVHKEKPTLIFRVSQGQGQSEPGEYQNRLSLQDKGTTLALTGITPHDERIFLCQGKRPRSQGHRIQLRVYKAPEEPIIQVNALGISVNSEEPEEVATCVGRNGYPLPQVTWYKNSQSLKEEKNRVHIQSSQIVESSGLYTLRSVLKAQLTKEDKDAQFYCELSYRLPSGNHMKESREVTVPVFYPAERVWLEVEPEGMLKEGDRVEIRCLADGNPPPHFSISKQNLGTREMEEERTDDNGVLVLEPAQKEHSGLYECQGLDLETTASLLSDQQELVVNYVSEVRVSPAAPESQEGSSLTLTCEAESNQDLEFQWLREKTGKVLAKGPVLQLRNLKREAGGGYRCVASVPSVPGLNRTQLVNVAIFGSPWMALRERKMWVKENSVLNLSCEASGHPRPSIVWSVDGTASEQDQDPQSVLSVLNVLVTPELLETGAECVASNSLGRNTTVIILELDSNRTTSLSTSTVSPYARANSTSTEKKLTEPESKGVVIVAVTVCVLVLAVLGAVLYFFYKKGKLPCGRSGKQEITLPPSRKGEFVVEVKSDKLPEEMGLLQGSNGDKRAPGDQGEKYIDLRH
- the MCAM gene encoding cell surface glycoprotein MUC18 isoform X1, whose product is MGRSGLICAFLIAACCCCRRAAGVPGEAEWPQPELVEVEVGGTALLKCGPSHSQGNFSHADWFSVHKEKPTLIFRVSQGQGQSEPGEYQNRLSLQDKGTTLALTGITPHDERIFLCQGKRPRSQGHRIQLRVYKAPEEPIIQVNALGISVNSEEPEEVATCVGRNGYPLPQVTWYKNSQSLKEEKNRVHIQSSQIVESSGLYTLRSVLKAQLTKEDKDAQFYCELSYRLPSGNHMKESREVTVPVFYPAERVWLEVEPEGMLKEGDRVEIRCLADGNPPPHFSISKQNLGTREMEEERTDDNGVLVLEPAQKEHSGLYECQGLDLETTASLLSDQQELVVNYVSEVRVSPAAPESQEGSSLTLTCEAESNQDLEFQWLREKTGKVLAKGPVLQLRNLKREAGGGYRCVASVPSVPGLNRTQLVNVAIFGSPWMALRERKMWVKENSVLNLSCEASGHPRPSIVWSVDGTASEQDQDPQSVLSVLNVLVTPELLETGAECVASNSLGRNTTVIILELDSNRTTSLSTSTVSPYARANSTSTEKKLTEPESKGVVIVAVTVCVLVLAVLGAVLYFFYKKGKLPCGRSGKQEMERNTSI